The following coding sequences are from one Nicotiana tabacum cultivar K326 chromosome 1, ASM71507v2, whole genome shotgun sequence window:
- the LOC142163939 gene encoding uncharacterized protein LOC142163939, with amino-acid sequence MGSLAHIAPAKRLLAKDIQRLEDIGIRCSVGNSEALLACAQAKSSLVERIKVTQYEDERLFKYKDEALAGKSKDMIVEGDGVLLMGDRLCVADVDGLRHAILKESHNIKYTIHPGSTKMYHDLKQFYRWEGMKKDVSNFVSSCLTCQQVKAEHQ; translated from the coding sequence ATGGGGAGTCTGGCACACATAGCTCCTGCAAAGAGACTTTTGGCCAAAGATATCCAGAGACTAGAAGATATAGGTATCAGATGTAGTGTCGGAAATTCAGAGGCATTGTTGGCTTGTGCTCAGGCTAAGTCATCATTAGTTGAGCGTATTAAGGTCACCCAATATGAGGATGAACGATTATTCAAATACAAAGATGAGGCCTTAGCTGGTAAAAGCAAGGATATGATTGTTGAAGGTGATGGTGTTCTTCTAATGGGTGACAGGCTATGTGTAGCAGACGTAGATGGGTTGAGACACGCTATTCTTAAAGAATCTCACAACATTAAATACACTATACATCCTGGATCCACAAAAATGTACCATGACCTGAAGCAATTTTATAGGTGGGAAGGTATGAAGAAAGATGTTTCTAACTttgtttctagttgtttgacttgtcagcaggtcaaggctGAGCATCAGTGA